In one Scomber japonicus isolate fScoJap1 chromosome 6, fScoJap1.pri, whole genome shotgun sequence genomic region, the following are encoded:
- the tsr1 gene encoding pre-rRNA-processing protein TSR1 homolog — MAKMAANGEKQQGHRAGIYKQKNKGHKHGKHRTKGEIERENKGRVSVTALTKKQRKEQKRMDRRHKANQLRKNKKDMVLTEKRRLGTRDGPPHLVAVVALHAGVDAGAITKLLRGEGAGGVIHQEKCIVGVSDSFGLILPRFKQRFTFLNQSTADIHSLLDMAKIADSLIFVLDSTEGWDSYGDYCLSCLFAQGLPSHALVCQGVSDLPVKKRVDSRRALSKITEIRFPDTRLFPLDTEQDATLLLRHLGAQRQRKLGFRSRRSHLLAQHATFTPNSPAEGTGAGPTGLGTLCVSGYVRGRPLRVDRLVHISGHGDFQLSQIDAPLDPLPLNITTPRTAKSGKGADVDMQVGDVDEAPVRVLMKADPSNRESLHTEAEVDPMDGEQTWPTESELLEAEEARKNKRVMKVPKGTSDYQATWIVDDGDDEDGDLDDESSEDDDGDDMMDEAMERDDEENNSQDAGSGCSEEEEEEEEEEEELCSTERAGADQRYDEHIDEAAEEEGLKRYREARSNEMFPDEVDTPRDTAARIRFQRYRGLKSFRSSPWDPMENLPLNYSRIFQFQSFERTRRRILAEAAEEEEGAMVGWYVTLHITDVPFSVMESVQSGRPLVLVSLLPHEQKMSVMHLLVRRHPSNTEPIKSKEELVFHCGFRRFKASPIFSQHTTADKHKMERFLRPDAPTVVSVYAPITFPPTGVLLFKQRNDDIQDLVATGSLLSCDPQRVVLKRIVLSGHPFKINRRSAVVRYMFFNRDDIMWFKPVELRTKWGRRGHIKEALGTHGHMKCVFDNQMRSQDTVMMNLYKRVYPRWTYDPYVPLSLPWVKREITVDMEDLEME; from the exons ATGGCGAAAATGGCTGCGAATGGGGAAAAACAACAGGGCCACAGAGCCGGCAtatataaacagaaaaacaaaggcCACAAACATGGCAAGCATCGAACGAAAGGTGAAAtcgagagagaaaacaaag GGAGAGTGTCCGTGACAGCCCTCAccaaaaaacagaggaaagagcAAAAGAGGATGGACCGAAGGCATAAAGCCAACCAGCTACGCAAGAATAAGAAAGACATG GTTCTTACAGAGAAACGGCGTCTAGGCACCAGGGATGGTCCTCCTCACTTGGTTGCTGTGGTCGCCCTCCATGCTGGAGTTGATGCTGGTGCCATCACCAAACTGCTACGTGGAGAGGGTGCAGGAGGTGTCATTCATCAGGAAAAGTGTATCGTTGGCGTCAGTGACAGTTTCGGGCTGATTCTGCCTCGTTTTAAACAGAGGTTCACCTTTCTAAACCAAAGCACGG CGGACATACATTCCCTGCTGGATATGGCAAAGATTGCAGATAGCCTCATATTTGTGCTGGACTCTACTGAAGGTTGGGACAGCTATGGAGACTATtgtctctcctgtctgttcGCCCAGGGCCTCCCCAGCCACG CTCTGGTGTGTCAGGGTGTGTCTGATCTTCCTGTGAAGAAGAGGGTTGATTCCAGGAGAGCTCTGTCAAAGATCACTGAGATCCGTTTCCCTGATACCCGTCTCTTCCCTCTGGATACGGAGCAGGATGCCACTCTACTTCTCAGACACCTGGGCgctcagagacagaggaagCTGGGTTTCCGCTCCAGACGCTCCCATCTTTTGGCTCAGCATGCTACTTTTACCCCCAACAGCCCTGCTGAGGGAACAGGTGCTGGACCCACCGGCCTGGGTACCCTTTGTGTCTCTGGGTACGTCCGTGGCCGTCCTCTACGAGTTGACAGACTGGTGCACATCAGTGGACACGGAGACTTTCAGCTCAGTCAGATTGACGCTCCCTTAGACCCTCTTCCCCTTAACATAACAACACCCAGAACAGCAAAGTCTGGCAAGGGAGCAGACGTTGACATGCAG GTCGGTGATGTAGATGAGGCTCCAGTGCGGGTGCTTATGAAGGCGGACCCGTCCAACAGGGAAAGCCTGCATACAGAGGCTGAGGTGGACCCCATGGATGGAGAGCAGACGTGGCCCACAGAATCAGAACTGCTGGAGGCTGAAG aggCCAGAAAGAACAAACGTGTGATGAAGGTCCCTAAAGGGACATCAGACTACCAGGCTACATGGATCGTGGATGAcggtgatgatgaggatggtgatTTGGATGATGAAAGCAGTGAAGACGATGATGGTGACGACATGATGGACGAGGCcatggagagagatgatgagGAGAATAACTCACAG GATGCTGGTTCAGGCTGTTccgaagaggaggaagaagaagaggaggaggaagaagagttgTGCTCCACAGAGCGAGCTGGAGCTGATCAGCGCTACGATGAGCACATAGATGAAGCTGCAGAGGAAGAGGGTCTCAAACGTTACCGTGAAGCCCGATCCAATGAAATGTTCCCTGATGAGGTGGACACACCCCGCGACACAGCAGCTAGAATCAG GTTTCAGCGTTACAGAGGATTAAAAAGTTTCCGTTCCTCTCCCTGGGATCCGATGGAGAACTTGCCTCTCAACTACTCACGCATCTTCCAGTTTCAGAGCTTTGAACGCACCCGCCGCCGCATACTGGCTGAagctgcagaggaggaggagggagccaTG GTGGGCTGGTATGTTACACTGCACATCACTGATGTGCCATTTTCTGTGATGGAGAGTGTCCAGTCTGGCAGACCTCTAGTATTAGTGTCCCTGTTGCCCCATGAACAGAAG ATGTCAGTGATGCACCTTTTAGTGAGAAGACACCCCAGCAATACAGAGCCAATCAAATCTAAAGAGGAGCTGGTGTTCCACTGTGGATTTCGGAGGTTCAAGGCCTCTCCTATCTTCTCCCAGCACACCACAG CTGACAAGCATAAAATGGAGCGCTTCCTCAGGCCAGATGCCCCCACTGTGGTATCGGTGTACGCTCCCATCACCTTCCCCCCAACTGGAGTCCTGCTCTTCAAACAAAGGAACGATG ACATCCAGGACCTGGTGGCTACAGGCAGTCTGCTCAGTTGTGACCCTCAGCGTGTTGTCCTGAAGAGGATTGTACTGAGCGGACACCCGTTCAAAATTAACCGCCGCTCTGCAGTTGTTCGTTACATGTTCTTTAACAGGG ATGATATCATGTGGTTCAAGCCAGTGGAGCTGCGAACCAAGTGGGGTCGGAGAGGCCACATCAAGGAGGCTTTAG gtACGCATGGTCacatgaagtgtgtgtttgataaTCAGATGCGATCTCAAGACACAGTCATGATGAATTTGTACAAGAGAGTTTATCCTCGCTGGACATATGACCCCTATGTGCCCTTGTCATTACCCTGGGTTAAAAGAGAGATTACTGTGGACATGGAAGACTTGGAGATGGAATAA